One Lentimicrobiaceae bacterium genomic window, GCCCCCGGTAATGAGAGCGTTACATGAAAGGGAAGAGGCCATCGAGCAGGCACTGCACGAAGCAGATAAAGCCCGCAAAGAAATGCAGGAATTACGGTTTAGTAACGAGCAACTGATGCGCGAAGCAAAAGAAGAACGCGATGCGCTGATGCGTGATGCCAGAAAGGTTAAGGAGACCATTATTGAAGATGCTCGGGTTAAAGCCAATGAAGAAGCTAACCGTATTTTGGAAAATGCCAGTGAACGCATTCACTTTGAAAAAATGGCAGCAATTACCGACCTGAAAAACCAAATTGCCAATCTTTCGATTGAAATTGCCGAAAAAGTATTGGGTCAGGAGTTGTCAGATCCCGCCAAGGATAAGGCTATTGTTCAACAGTCAATCAACGACATTAAACTTAATTAGCCTTTATGGACAACCCCAGGATTAATATTCGTTATGCCACGGCCCTATTTGGCCTTGCAGAGGAAAATAAGGTCCTTGAGCAAACCAGCAAGGATATGGTTACCCTGGCTGAAGTGTGCCAGCAAAACCACGATCTGCTCAACTTGCTGAAAAGCCCTGTGATACCGGCAGGCAAAAAAAACAGGATCATGCGTGATATCTTTGGTAAAACCCTTAGCAGTTTATCTATGGGCTTTGTTGAAATCATCATCAGAAAAAGACGGGAAGCTCACCTGTTTCATATTGCTCT contains:
- the atpF gene encoding F0F1 ATP synthase subunit B, with the translated sequence MELVSPGIGLIFWMTLAFGLLLFILGKFVWPPVMRALHEREEAIEQALHEADKARKEMQELRFSNEQLMREAKEERDALMRDARKVKETIIEDARVKANEEANRILENASERIHFEKMAAITDLKNQIANLSIEIAEKVLGQELSDPAKDKAIVQQSINDIKLN
- the atpH gene encoding ATP synthase F1 subunit delta encodes the protein MDNPRINIRYATALFGLAEENKVLEQTSKDMVTLAEVCQQNHDLLNLLKSPVIPAGKKNRIMRDIFGKTLSSLSMGFVEIIIRKRREAHLFHIALEFGNLYREYKNIKKAVVTTISPLTESERKDLLNVLSKQTGSTIELHEEVDPAIIGGIIVKLDGIQFDDSIRKKLQNLRSEFNVNTYIKEF